Proteins encoded together in one Quercus lobata isolate SW786 chromosome 3, ValleyOak3.0 Primary Assembly, whole genome shotgun sequence window:
- the LOC115980904 gene encoding uncharacterized protein LOC115980904, translating to MSIIVWNCHGLGNPRIGKELEVVIRAKDPSVVFIAETWADEARLQEIKRNIDFENLFFVERNNRGGGLALFWRNSVDLSVDSSSPNHIDSIINKGKEEVWRFTGFYGEPVTHKRMDSWEKLRHLHNKFNLPWLCAGDFNEIIQSSEKLGGSNRGQTQMQLFRDVVDECGFIDLGFSGPWYTWQKHFSAGHSIWERLDCALATNDWLLKFASTKVHHLKADTSDHSPLWIDMEGLNFQSISKPFRFEEAWLSDHTCS from the coding sequence ATGAGCATCATTGTTTGGAATTGCcatgggcttgggaacccacgGATAGGTAAAGAGCTTGAAGTAGTGATTCGAGCAAAAGATCCCTCCGTCGTGTTTATAGCCGAAACGTGGGCGGATGAAGCAAGGCTACAAGAGATCAAACGCAATATTGATTTTGAgaacttattttttgttgagagaaaTAACAGGGGTGGAGGTCTAGCACTATTTTGGCGAAACTCTGTTGACCTGAGCGTTGATTCCTCTTCACCAAACCATATAGACTCTATTATAAATAAGGGGAAGGAAGAAGTATGGAGGTTCACAGGATTTTACGGTGAGCCAGTGACGCATAAAAGAATGGATTCATGGGAGAAACTTCGGCatttacataataaatttaatctcCCTTGGCTGTGCGCcggggattttaatgagatcATTCAAAGCTCTGAAAAATTGGGAGGTAGTAACAGAGGCCAAACACAGATGCAATTATTCCGGGATGTAGTGGATGAGTGCGGATTTATCGACCTTGGTTTCTCAGGTCCCTGGTACACTTGGCAGAAACACTTCTCTGCAGGCCACTCGATCTGGGAGAGACTTGACTGTGCTTTAGCTACTAATGATTGGTTGCTGAAATTTGCAAGTACAAAAGTCCACCATCTCAAGGCAGACACCTCAGATCATAGCCCACTATGGATTGATATGGAGGGCCTAAATTTCCAGTCTATATCCAAACCTTTCCGTTTTGAAGAGGCATGGCTTTCTGACCACACATGCTCGTAG